One stretch of Podospora pseudoanserina strain CBS 124.78 chromosome 4, whole genome shotgun sequence DNA includes these proteins:
- a CDS encoding hypothetical protein (EggNog:ENOG503NWRF; COG:K) has product MHLGNVPFGDSCCFPLAPLRHCGVRFSNVQHQDTSMSCSHATWLQSYGNMSPGGTSRPSKQRKIGSRSCDACKIRKVKCTETAPCQRCLTAGLDCTFNKTQSTRGPRNLRTKTLQQIQNATRAQQPASAPSHIPEPSSSSSTADPSNISVESLVIRLCIYRLRLFPVWPIVAVEQVIAALHRDSHDVGTYTLAVAIGAATMAQLKLSRLKDPNITDSLSASALHEECQRKRRTLNAASASLNRLQTSFFLHIYHENQIPGGAESLLHLREAITVAQIMGLHRPSSYLGLHPSEDRLRRRILWLLFVTERGVAMLHRLPVALTSAEKFPPLDTINEPDDGPHVLPAFKKLVNLFWIFDQSRAFDILQDAADDTDGSSSPNHEALRALQQRLQKARLETENDANDIQKADISITRQWMQILIWRATQGHAYWSSDDTSASLAGPIQIAQQLLDDISKLPNTALEAHGPGIEFKVYEIASAVADSLNYYTTPRPGDILLRHPGDILLRLQRFLATCRGGNINLLGLLAARISQSQMSLSIPRQSFDPAPPSVVVEEIATDADSDEPPLLSPWLSLVAAAELEQEQSLSSYAQQVGLLDNHDWLLAPESPNI; this is encoded by the coding sequence ATGCACCTCGGCAATGTGCCATTTGGAGATAGCTGTTGCTTCCCATTGGCGCCATTGCGCCATTGTGGGGTTAGATTCTCCAACGTCCAACACCAAGATACTTCAATGTCATGTTCCCATGCCACTTGGCTGCAGAGCTACGGCAATATGTCTCCTGGTGGCACGTCACGACCCTCGAAGCAGAGGAAGATTGGTTCTCGATCTTGCGATGCTTGCAAGATCCGGAAGGTCAAGTGTACAGAGACAGCCCCCTGCCAACGATGTCTCACCGCTGGCCTCGACTGCACCTTCAACAAAACCCAGTCGACGAGAGGACCCCGGAATCTGAGGACAAAGACCTTACAGCAGATCCAAAATGCCACACGAGCTCAGCAACCAGCCTCAGCACCTTCACATATCCCAGAGCCAAGTTCTTCGTCGAGCACCGCGGACCCTTCCAACATTTCGGTCGAATCACTCGTCATTCGACTGTGCATCTATCGACTTCGCCTCTTTCCAGTCTGGCCGATCGTGGCTGTGGAACAGGTCATTGCAGCCCTACACCGCGATTCCCATGATGTCGGAACCTACACCTTGGCAGTGGCCATTGGTGCTGCAACCATGGCCCAGTTGAAACTGTCCCGGTTGAAAGACCCAAACATCACGGACAGCCTGTCCGCTAGCGCTCTCCACGAGGAGTGCCAAAGGAAACGGCGGACCCTCAACGCTGCCTCTGCCAGTCTGAACAGACTTCAGACCTCGTTCTTTTTGCACATCTACCACGAGAACCAGATTCCTGGCGGTGCCGAGTCTTTGTTGCACTTGCGCGAGGCCATCACGGTGGCACAAATTATGGGATTACACCGGCCCTCCTCATACCTAGGACTACACCCATCCGAGGACCGCCTTCGACGCCGCATTTTGTGGCTGTTATTTGTTACAGAGAGAGGAGTGGCCATGCTACACAGACTTCCAGTAGCATTGACTTCAGCCGAGAAGTTCCCGCCACTGGACACCATCAACGAACCCGACGACGGACCACACGTGTTGCCGGCATTCAAGAAACTGGTCAACCTGTTTTGGATCTTCGACCAATCCAGAGCCTTTGACATTCTTCAAGATGCGGCAGACGACACGGACGgctcctcatcacccaaccACGAAGCCCTCCGAGCCTTGCAACAGCGCTTACAAAAAGCACGACTCGAAACTGAAAATGATGCAAACGACATCCAGAAAGCGGACATTTCCATCACAAGACAATGGATGCAAATCCTCATCTGGCGCGCCACTCAAGGCCACGCATACTGGTCCTCCGACGACACCTCGGCAAGCCTTGCTGGCCCCATTCAGATAGCCCAGCAGCTACTAGACGACATATCAAAGCTCCCCAACACGGCCCTGGAAGCCCACGGCCCAGGGATAGAATTCAAAGTTTACGAGATTGCAAGTGCCGTGGCAGACTCCCTCAACTACTACACAACCCCCCGACCAggcgacatcctcctccgacatCCAGGCGACATTCTTCTCAGATTACAAAGATTCCTAGCCACCTGCCGCGGCGGAAACATCAACCTGCTAGGCCTCCTAGCCGCGCGCATCTCCCAAAGCCAAATGTCCCTATCCATCCCACGGCAGTCGTTCGACCCAGCCCCGCCCTCGGTTGTTGTCGAAGAGATAGCCACCGACGCCGACAGCGACGAACCACCACTCTTATCCCCATGGCTCTCCCTCGTTGCCGCGGCTGAACTCGAGCAGGAGCAGTCCTTATCGTCTTATGCTCAACAGGTCGGCCTGCTCGATAATCACGACTGGCTTCTTGCTCCAGAAAGCCCCAACATCTAG
- a CDS encoding hypothetical protein (EggNog:ENOG503NZH6; COG:G; COG:O), which produces MPTVSFLQLTFQLIVMALASAYAHDARADTDLLNTRQQGSFVRYSGCFGTINWQSSPTSFNLTVAFSRRPDNGIIPCSAACSTSRHFILWDQECFCAPSITINTTTGYIPQLSEWEATEGDCWRLCRDEPGVTCGGSARAAFYEHTDPPTVQNPGIEPVQGFHWWGCFADFTPDRVLRRFAGASNDMTPTKCAGMCGAEARWVGVEYGRECFCGATIDNSYKTFGRRCGRVCEGDGRWFCGGGGHLTVYERDEARGDGDPVGGYDYLGCYRDRVNGTRTLANGPNSAADMTLEKCAERAESGNWKYFGVEFGRECWTGNSLSSEIITDRCNQPCAGNGGQACGASDKLNLYIQRNRPSRVCSAASTPDVDSLACGIRGFPVPAGSRPVTSTETTSARCAAACASATGCSSSVWDKLSGVCRLYDTGVWASIGDNVSTAGSDFKHVIAHDAGCWVCQDTS; this is translated from the exons ATGCCTACCGTCTCTTTTTTGCAGCTCACCTTCCAATTGATAGTCATGGCATTGGCTTCAGCCTATGCCCATGATGCTCGAGCAGACACCGATTTGCTCAACACTCGTCAGCAGGGGAGCTTTGTCCGGTACTCTGGCTG CTTTGGAACCATAAACTGGcaatcctctcccacctcgtTCAACCTCACCGTCGCCTTTTCCAGGCGTCCCGACAATGGGATCATCCCCTGCTCGGCAGCCTGCTCAACATCGCGGCATTTTATTCTGTGGGATCAGGAATGTTT CTGCGCCCCCTCGATAACAATTAACACCACCACGGGGTACATCCCCCAGCTATCCGAATGGGAAGCCACCGAAGGCGACTGCTGGCGCCTCTGCCGCGACGAACCAGGCGTGACATGCGGCGGCTCGGCCCGCGCCGCGTTCTACGAGCACACCGACCCCCCCACTGTTCAAAACCCTGGCATCGAACCCGTCCAGGGTTTCCACTGGTGGGGGTGTTTCGCCGATTTCACCCCTGATCGTGTTCTTAGACGGTTTGCTGGTGCGAGTAACGATATGACGCCTACGAAATGTGCGGGGATGTGCGGGGCTGAGGCGAGGTGGGTCGGTGTGGAGTATGGGAGGGAGTGCTTTTGTGGTGCGACGATTGACAATAGCTACAAGAcgtttgggaggaggtgcggGAGGGTTTGTGAGGGGGACGGAAGGTGGTtttgtggtgggggggggcATTTGACGGTTTATGAGAGGGACGAGGCtaggggggatggggatccGGTTGGGGGGTATGATTATCTTGGGTG CTACCGTGATCGGGTTAATGGGACGAGGACTTTGGCCAACGGACCGAATAGCGCTGCGGATATGACGCTGGAGAAATGTGCTGAGAGGGCTGAGAGTGGGAATTGGAAGTATTTTGGGGTCGAGTTTG GACGGGAATGTTGGACTGGTAACTCCCTGTCGTCCGAGATCATCACCGACCGTTGCAACCAGCCCTGTGCTGGGAATGGAGGACAAGCTTGTGGTGCCTCAGACAAGCTGAACCTCTACATTCAACGAAACCGCCCGTCCAGAGTTTGCTCGGCAGCTTCGACTCCGGATGTCGATTCCCTAGCATGTGGAATCCGGGGGTTCCCGGTGCCAGCTGGAAGCAGGCCAGTCACCTCGACAGAAACTACATCTGCGAGATGTGCTGCGGCTTGTGCTAGCGCTACAGGTTGCTCCAGCTCAGTCTGGGACAAGCTTTCTGGAGTGTGCCGACTTTATGACACGGGCGTGTGGGCTAGTATTGGAGACAATGTTTCTACAGCAGGTTCTGACTTCAAGCATGTCATCGCCCATGATGCCGGATGCTGGGTCTGTCAGGATACATCTTAG
- a CDS encoding hypothetical protein (COG:C; EggNog:ENOG503NW10): MAWEEPRKTGMVYRRLGNSGLHVSALGLGGWLTFGGQVENEGTVACLKQAYDLGINFFDTAESYAGGQSEVVMGQAIKQLGWKRNDIVISTKLNWGGHNGEVLVNNHGLSRKHIVEGLRASLQRLDLEYVDIVYAHRPDRLTPMEEVVRAFNHVIEIKGWAMYWGTSEWSADEIAEACGIAKQLGLIAPIVEQPFYNLLHRKKVEGEFQRLYSRFGLGLTTFSPLKFGLLSGKYNDSPDTPPPGSRFAKGDDKFVNYMRDNYGNKSWQDDIEKVKKLKVIADKVGIPQSELALAWVLKNPNVSSVITGASRPEQIVENVKALKSMALLTPEIMKEIDEVVGSVELDPARQD, encoded by the exons ATGGCTTGGGAAGAACCACGGAAGACGGGCATGGTGTATCGCCGTTTGGGCAACTCTGGATTACACGTCTCTGCGCTTGGCTTGGGAGGATGGCTCACGTTTGGGGGGCAGGTTGAGAATG AGGGCACTGTTGCTTGCTTGAAGCAGGCGTATGATTTGGGTATCAACTTTTTTGACACTGCGGAAAG CTACGCCGGAGGCCAATCCGAAGTCGTCATGGGCCAAGCCATCAAGCAGCTCGGCTGGAAGCGCAacgacatcgtcatcagcaCCAAGCTCAACTGGGGCGGCCACAACGGCGAGGTCCTCGTCAACAACCACGGCCTGAGCCGCAAGCACATCGTCGAAGGCCTCCGTGCCTccctccaacgcctcgacctcgaataCGTCGACATTGTCTACGCCCATCGCCCGGACCGTCTCACTCCCATGGAGGAGGTCGTTCGTGCTTTCAACCACGTCATCGAGATCAAGGGGTGGGCAATGTACTGGGGGACCAGCGAGTGGAGTGCTGACGAGATCGCCGAAGCATGCGGCATCGCCAAGCAGCTCGGACTTATCGCGCCGATTGTTGAACAGCCATTCTACAACCTCCTGCACAGAAAGAAGGTCGAGGGCGAGTTCCAGAGGCTGTACAGCAGATTCGGTCTTGGATTGACGACGTTCAGTCCCTTGAAGTTTGGTCTGCTCAGTGGAAAGTACAACGATTCGCCTGATACGCCTCCGCCGGGGAGCCGTTTTGCCAAGGGCGACGACAAGTTTGTCAATTACATGAGAGACAACTACGGGAACAAGAGCTGGCAGGATGATATCGAAAAGGTGAAAAAGCTCAAGGTTATCGCCGACAAGGTCGGCATTCCCCAGTCAGAGTTGGCTCTGGCGTGGGTGTTGAAGAATCCCAATGTTTCGTCTGTTATCACTGGCGCGTCAAGGCCGGAGCAGATTGTTGAGAATGTCAAGGCGTTGAAGAGTATGGCTTTGTTGACGCCAGAGATTATGAAGGAAAttgatgaggtggttgggagTGTTGAGTTGGATCCAGCGAGACAGGACTAA